One Streptomyces lincolnensis genomic region harbors:
- a CDS encoding class I SAM-dependent methyltransferase yields MTEIPTTEAAEFWEARYAGEQRVWSGRPNPLLVREVNGLVPGSALDLGCGEGADAVWLASRGWRVTGVDISPTALERAAGHAADAGVSDRVAWERHELGVTFPDGVFDLVSAQFLMSPVPLDQDGVLRRAAAAVAPGGTLLIAMHAGWPSWQDEAPFDVDFPTLDGVLASLALPEGDWKVETREAVRKPCPSPEGVEGFREDNVWRIRRIGS; encoded by the coding sequence ATGACCGAGATCCCCACGACCGAGGCGGCCGAGTTCTGGGAGGCCCGTTACGCGGGCGAGCAGCGCGTCTGGAGCGGCCGCCCCAACCCGCTGCTCGTGCGCGAGGTGAACGGCCTCGTCCCCGGGAGCGCCCTCGACCTCGGCTGCGGTGAGGGCGCGGACGCGGTGTGGCTGGCCTCGCGGGGCTGGCGGGTCACCGGTGTCGACATCTCTCCCACCGCGCTGGAGCGCGCGGCCGGGCATGCCGCCGACGCGGGTGTCTCCGACCGGGTGGCGTGGGAGCGGCACGAGCTCGGCGTGACCTTCCCCGACGGGGTCTTCGACCTGGTCAGCGCCCAGTTCCTGATGTCGCCGGTGCCCTTGGACCAGGACGGGGTGCTGCGGCGGGCGGCCGCGGCGGTGGCGCCGGGCGGCACGCTGCTGATCGCCATGCACGCCGGATGGCCGTCGTGGCAGGACGAGGCGCCCTTCGACGTGGATTTCCCCACGCTGGACGGCGTGCTGGCGTCCCTGGCGCTGCCGGAGGGGGACTGGAAGGTGGAGACGAGGGAGGCCGTCCGCAAGCCGTGTCCCTCGCCGGAGGGGGTCGAGGGGTTCCGCGAGGACAATGTGTGGCGGATCCGGCGCATCGGATCCTGA
- a CDS encoding glycerol-3-phosphate dehydrogenase/oxidase, whose amino-acid sequence MSSTSLSAARRSRELADTVDGRVVDVLVVGLGATGAGAALDAAARGLSVVAVDAHDLAFGTSRWSSKLIHGGLRYLASGQFDVAHESAVERGVLMERTAPHLVRAQPFVLPLTPLVSRAQAALTWAGFRAGDALRLTARTARATLPVPRRLSGVETRHLAPALRTDGLRGGLLSWDGRLTDDARLVTALARTAAGHGARILTRVRALDLTGSGARIRDELTGEQGHIRARAVINASGVWAGDLVDGIRIRPSRGTHLVLRADHLGPLPAGLHIPVPGETSRFVLVLPQGDGRVYVGLTDEPVEGDVPDVPEAPESDIGFLLDVLGSVLDVPVQRADVVGAFAGLRPLLDTAPDSGTAARTADISRRHAVLTSPDGVITVVGGKLTTYRRMAEDAVDAAVTARGLPAGPSPTAALPLVGAAPPRLLGTLAAPRPLVWRYGTEAPAVHTLGASDPRLRAPVLPGHPVTRAELLWAVRHEGALDETDVLDRRTRIGLVPEDRAAALEAAREAVGEVMAERG is encoded by the coding sequence ATGAGCAGCACCTCCCTGTCCGCCGCCCGGCGCTCCCGCGAACTGGCCGACACCGTCGACGGCCGCGTGGTGGACGTCCTGGTCGTCGGTCTCGGCGCGACCGGCGCCGGCGCCGCCCTCGACGCCGCCGCCCGGGGCCTGAGCGTCGTCGCCGTCGACGCCCACGACCTGGCGTTCGGCACCTCCCGCTGGAGTTCCAAGCTCATCCACGGCGGGCTGCGCTATCTCGCCTCGGGGCAGTTCGACGTGGCCCACGAGAGCGCGGTCGAGCGCGGGGTGCTGATGGAGCGCACCGCGCCCCATCTGGTCCGGGCCCAGCCGTTCGTGCTGCCCCTCACCCCTCTGGTCTCCCGCGCCCAGGCGGCCCTGACCTGGGCGGGCTTCCGGGCGGGGGACGCGCTGCGGCTGACGGCCCGTACCGCCCGGGCCACGCTGCCCGTCCCACGCCGGCTGTCCGGGGTGGAGACCCGCCATCTGGCCCCGGCGCTGCGCACCGACGGTCTGCGCGGCGGTCTGCTGTCCTGGGACGGGCGGCTCACCGACGACGCCCGTCTGGTGACCGCCCTCGCCCGCACCGCCGCCGGACACGGCGCCCGGATCCTGACCCGCGTCCGGGCACTGGACCTCACCGGCTCCGGCGCCCGCATCCGCGACGAACTCACCGGCGAGCAGGGGCACATCCGCGCCCGCGCGGTGATCAACGCCTCGGGCGTGTGGGCCGGCGACCTGGTCGACGGCATCCGCATACGGCCCTCCCGCGGCACCCACCTCGTCCTGCGCGCGGACCACCTCGGCCCGCTCCCCGCGGGCCTGCACATCCCGGTGCCCGGCGAGACGAGCCGCTTCGTCCTCGTCCTGCCCCAGGGCGACGGCCGGGTCTACGTCGGCCTCACCGACGAGCCGGTCGAGGGCGACGTCCCGGACGTGCCCGAGGCCCCCGAGTCCGACATCGGCTTCCTGCTCGACGTCCTCGGCTCCGTCCTCGACGTCCCCGTCCAACGCGCCGACGTCGTGGGCGCGTTCGCCGGCCTGCGGCCCCTGCTGGACACGGCGCCGGATTCCGGTACGGCGGCCCGGACGGCCGACATCTCCCGCCGGCACGCGGTGCTCACCTCACCGGACGGCGTGATCACCGTGGTCGGCGGCAAGCTCACCACCTACCGCCGGATGGCCGAGGACGCCGTGGACGCGGCCGTCACCGCCCGCGGCCTCCCCGCGGGCCCGTCCCCCACCGCCGCGCTCCCCCTCGTCGGCGCCGCACCGCCCCGCCTCCTGGGCACCCTTGCGGCGCCGCGCCCTCTGGTATGGCGCTACGGCACCGAGGCACCGGCCGTGCACACGCTCGGCGCGTCCGACCCCCGCCTGCGCGCACCGGTCCTGCCCGGCCATCCGGTCACCCGGGCCGAACTCCTGTGGGCGGTACGCCACGAGGGAGCGCTCGACGAGACGGACGTCCTCGACCGGCGCACCCGGATCGGGCTGGTGCCCGAGGACCGGGCGGCGGCGCTGGAGGCGGCGCGCGAAGCGGTCGGCGAGGTCATGGCGGAGCGGGGCTGA
- a CDS encoding lysozyme, with amino-acid sequence MESVRISITAAISRSRFLAAGLLLAVCSLDLNSPAASAAGEPVPVPVRGSARMGMGVAAHDGQDGVPVDTRATHTEGVDVSSHQGNVAWSTLWNSGVRWAYAKATEGTYYKNPYHPQQYGGSYDVGMVRGAYHFATPDTTGGAAQADYFVDHGGGWSEDARTLPGALDIEWNPYGPSCYGKSRAAMITWIRDFLNRYKARTGRDAVIYTATSWWTECTGNYAGFGSTNPLWIARYASTVGTLPAGWSSYTMWQYTSSGPTVGDHDRFNGSADRLRTFSRG; translated from the coding sequence ATGGAGTCCGTGCGTATATCCATCACCGCGGCGATCAGCCGCTCCCGTTTCCTCGCGGCAGGCCTGCTGCTCGCCGTGTGTTCCCTCGACCTCAACTCGCCCGCCGCCTCCGCGGCGGGCGAACCCGTTCCCGTTCCCGTCCGCGGCTCCGCCCGGATGGGCATGGGAGTCGCGGCCCACGACGGCCAGGACGGCGTCCCCGTCGACACCCGGGCCACCCACACCGAAGGCGTCGACGTCTCCAGCCACCAGGGCAACGTCGCCTGGTCCACCCTCTGGAACAGCGGAGTCCGCTGGGCCTACGCCAAGGCCACGGAGGGCACGTACTACAAGAACCCCTACCACCCGCAGCAGTACGGCGGTTCCTACGACGTCGGCATGGTCCGCGGCGCCTACCACTTCGCCACCCCCGACACGACCGGCGGGGCCGCCCAGGCCGACTACTTCGTCGACCACGGCGGTGGCTGGTCCGAGGACGCCAGGACTCTGCCGGGTGCCCTGGACATCGAGTGGAACCCCTACGGCCCGTCCTGCTACGGCAAGTCCCGCGCCGCGATGATCACCTGGATCCGCGACTTCCTGAACCGCTACAAGGCCCGCACCGGCCGCGACGCCGTCATCTACACGGCCACCAGCTGGTGGACCGAGTGCACCGGCAATTACGCGGGCTTCGGCTCCACCAACCCGCTGTGGATCGCCCGCTACGCCTCCACCGTGGGCACCCTCCCGGCCGGCTGGTCGTCGTACACCATGTGGCAGTACACCTCCTCCGGTCCCACCGTCGGTGACCACGACAGGTTCAACGGGTCCGCGGACAGGCTGCGGACGTTCAGCCGCGGCTGA